The window CAAATTCTGTGGATCAAAATATACAGAATACCGCGGGTATATTTAACCCTACTATTAATCCTGCCTATAATGAAGGTATTAGTGAAGGTGGAAGTTATGGAAGTTATCAATATCCATCCGATATCTTTTGGATGCAGATTCATTAATTAAAACAGAAGGTACTTTCTACGAAGATTGTTTGGAAGCATACTGCTTCGAATCATTATAGGGGTAATTATATGGAAGGGCAGTTTTTGTGGGGGGGACCTTTTTTTTAAAGAACTATATACATAAATAATAATATACTCAAATTAAGATGAGTTGGGAAATTTAAATACATCTTTACTTGTAATTATCTAGGTTTGTGAATAAAAATTTTCTCAATTTAATTTGTAATTATATACTTTTAGAACAATGCTATACTTATAAAACATATGCCAAAAAATATAAAAAAAACGATTGTACCAGAATTTGGAATGGATTTTGAAGGGAAGTATCTTACACGAGTAGATACAAATAGAAAGATTGTGGTAGTAGGTGCGGGAGCATTTGGAGGTTGGACCGCTCTCACATTATTAAAAAACGGTTATAACGTAACCCTCATTGACACATGGGGCGGTGGAAATTATAGATCTAGTTCGGGTGGAGAGACCCGATTAATTCGTTCTGTATATGGGAATAATGAATTCTATACACAATTAGCGATGCGTTCTATGCAAATCTTTAAGGATTTTGAGCATGATATTCGTCGAAAAATACTGTTTGAGACTGGGAATCTTTGGTTTGTAGATAAGAAAAATGATATAGAAATACAGGCGGCAATTGGACTAATGGAAAAATATGGAATCCACTATGAAATACTCTCTCAACAAGATATTATGAGTAGGTTTCCACTTGTATGTCCCCGCAAACGGGATTATTTTTTATTAGAAAAAAATGCGGGGTACCTCCTTGCAAGAGAAATAACAATGGAAGTAGTAAATCAATTTATAAAATATGGAGGAAATTATACGTGTGGAGAAGTAAAACCAGGAACCATAGAAAACAATACCATGGACTCTCTTCTCATACAAAACGAAAGAGTATTTGAGAATAGTTTTTATATATTTGCTTGCGGTCCTTGGCTGAAAACAATATTTCCTGATCTATTAGGAACGGAACTACAGGTTACGAAACAAGAAGTTTTCTTTTTTGGATTAACAGAAGAAGAAGCCACACATTATGAAAAATACCCTACTTGGATAGATATGGGGGGTAAAGAAATATATTATGGTATTCCAAGTGATATTTCTAGAGGTTTCAAAATAGCTTCAGATACAAGAGGAGAAAGTTTTAACCCTACAAATGGAAATAGAGTTATTACACCTAAAAATGTGGAAAAAGCCAGAAATTATATAAAAAAAACTTTTGCTTATACAGGAGAGCTTCCTCTTATTCAATCAAGGGTATGTCAATATGAAAATACTATAAACGGAAATTTTATAATAGATAATCATCCTATGGCAGCTGATAATGTTTTGATTGTAGGAGGAGGATCTGGGCATGGGTTTAAGCACGGACCAGCAATAGGAGAACTTATCTTGCACACACTACAGGCAAAAAAACCAGTGTATAATTTTTTACGTATCAAGAAGTAAGTTATAAATGGAGAGTTTTCACATCATTTTTCAGTACTCTTTTGGCTATTTCTCTTGCTGTTTTTGTGTTTGCTAATCCTCCTTCGGCTGTTTCTTTGTAGCGGGACTCCATTGCCTGCCCAATTTCTCCCATAGCATCTATACATTCATCAACAGGTATAACACTACTTACATCTGCAATTGCGATCTGAGCGGAAGAATAGGCAATAACCGCTGCACTTGCATTCCTCACCACACAAGGAACTTCTACTAAGCCCGCTACAGGGTCGCATACTAAGCCAAGCATACATTGTATAGTAATTGCTACTGCATTAAAAACCTGATCTATACTTCCATTGAGACAATATACAATAACTCCCGATGCCATTGCAGCGGCAGAACCTGTTTCTGCTTGACATCCTCCGACTGCTCCTGAAACGGATGCTTTTTTTTCTATTATAAGTCCTATACCCGCAGCTATAAGCATTCCTTTTATTATTTTTTCATCAGGGATATGATGTATTTCTTGAAGAGAAGTGAGGGTTCCAGGTAAAATTCCCGATGCTCCCGCAGTTGGTGCAGCTACTACCCTTCCCATACAAGAATTTACCTCTTTTGCGGATAAAGTATATGCTATTAAATTTTGAAATTCTCGAGATAAAACGGGATTTGCTTGGGAGTACACTTTTTTTCCACCATTATTTATCATTCCCGAACGAGATGTGGTATCTGATGTTAATCCTGTTTTTACTGCTTCTCTCATCACTGAAAATGCAACGTGCATTTTTTCTAATATGTCCGATTCTGTTTTCCCCTTCAATTCTTTTTCATATTCTAAAACAGGAGTATAGAGTTCCACATTATTTGCTTGACAGTATTCTTTCCATTCTTTAAAATTCTCAAATAGTATTTTCATTGTTTTCATAATTGATGATATAATATACTTTATACTCATTCCCTTAAAAATGAGAAAATAGTTCAAAAAGTAATAAAAATAGCAATAAAATAGTTTTTTAGAACCCAGCTTACATATAACTCATAACTACTTTAGAAATAAGAGTTCTCTATACTTTACGAGAGGCCATTTTTCATCATCTATTACGAGCTCTAATGTATCGACAGAAGTACGTATTGCGGAAAAGTATTTATTTTTAATATGTTCACAATAGGCAATGGCTTTGTCTCTATGGTTTTCTAAAGCATCTACTTTTTTTCTTTCTTGTATCATATTTTGAACTTGTTGTCGTATGAAATTTATTTGTTGTGATATATCTGCTACAAATTGTTTCATATCGGTATTATTGATTCCTAATTCTTGGATACCGAGGGCATTTGTAATAATGGTATTGTGGTATGCAATGGCAGTAGGTATTATATGATTTAAGCAAATATCTGCTATAACTCGTGCTTCTATTTGTGCTTTTTTTATATAGTTTTCTAACATTATTTCGTGTCTTGCTTGGATTTCTCTTTGGCTCAATATGTTATTTTTGGAGAAAAGTGCTATGGATTTTGGGGTTATGTAGAAGTCGAGAGATTGGGGAGTATCTTTTATATTGGATAGGCATCTTTTTTTTGCTTCTTGTTTCCATTCTTCAGAGTATCCGTCACCTTCAAAACGGATATTTTTTGAGGATTTTATGTATTCTCTGAGCACTTGTATAATAGCAATTCTTTTTTCTTTTTCGAGAAGTTCTCCTTTTTCCTCAATAGTTTGGTAAAAGCTATGAAGTTGATCGGCAACAATGAGATTAAGTATCATCATAGGATTGGATACATTTGCGTCTGCACCTACAGCTCGGAATTCAAATTTATTTCCGGTGAAAGCAAAAGGAGATGTTCTGTTTCTATCTGTATTATCTAATATTATTTCGGGAATTTTATCAATACCTAATTTCATATACATATTTTCTCCTTTTTCTATGTGGATATCCCCTTTTGTCTCCAGTTCATCTAAAATTTTAGAGAGGGTTTGCCCGATAAATATAGAGATAATAGCAGGAGGGGCTTCATTAGCTCCTAATCGGAAGTCATTTTGATATGATGCGATGCTTGCTCTCAAGAGGTCGGAATGCTCGTGTACTGCCTTTATGACATTGATAAAAAAAGTGAGGAACATGAGGTTTTCTCTCGCACTATTGGTAGGTTGTAAAAGATTTGTTCCCGTATCTGTGCTGAGTGACCAATTATTATGTTTTCCGCTTCCGTTTACTCCTGCAAATGGTTTTTCATGAAATAGGACTTTGAGATTGTGTTTGAGAGCTACTTTTTCCATTATATCTCGCAAAAGCTGGTTATGATCTACTGCCAGATTCATTTCTTCAAACATCGGCGCAACCTCAAACTGTGAAGGGGCTACTTCGTTATGTCTTGTTTTTACAGGTATTCCTAATATATGGCATTCTATTTCAAATTCTTTCATAAAATCTAAAACACGAGGGCTAATAGTTCCGAAGTAGTGGTCATCTAATTGTTGTCCTCTTGCAGGGTGATGTCCAAAAACAGTTCTTCCCGTCATCATTAAATCGGGTCGTGCATTATAGAGGGCTCTATCTATCACAAAATATTCCTGTTCCCAACCCAAAGTAGAAAAAACCCTATTGATACTACTATCAAAAAGATGACATACTTTGGTTGCTACCTTGTCTAACACATCAATTGTTTTTAAAAGAGGAGTTTTGTAATCTAAAGTTTCACCTGTATAAGAAACAAATATAGTAGGGATACAAAGAGTGTTTTCTATTAAAAACATATGCGAGCTGGGATCCCATGCGGAGTATCCGCGTGCTTCAAAAGTACTTCTCATTCCTCCACTCGGAAAAGAAGAAGCATCAGGTTCTTGCTGTACCAAAGCACTTCCTCTAAAAATTTCTATATTTTTTAAAGAATCAAAAAAAGAATCATGTTTTTCGGCGGTAGACCCCGTAAGCGGTTGAAACCAATGTGTATAGTAATTTGCTCCTTTATTCATCGCCCACAATTTTACTCCCGCTGCCACAGCATCCGCTGTTTGTATATCTATTTTTTTACCTTCTTTGATAATAGATTCTACTTTTTTGAAGTCCGTAGCAGATAATATTTTTTGCATCTCTTCTAATCCAAAAACATGGTTTCCAAAATAATCTGATACTTTCCCCGATGGGTATTTCACTTCTACTCGTTCCCTTCTGTTTACTACATCTAATGCTTGAAATCTTAAAATAGCCATGTATATAAATTAATAAATAGTATGATAATACATTATATTGATTATAATATGAACGTGTAAATTATAATTTTATATAGATTATTACAAATAACAGTTATTTTTTTGTGACTTTTTTAAAAAAAATATGTTTTTTTACTCATCTAAGGGTATTATTATGCGTTTTTGTAATTACAGAGCATACTATAAAAAAGTGTCGTAACCAAAATAATTTTATGTTTTTGTCCCCCATTATTATATTTTATTGTATTTTTAGTATAGTTGTCATAATAAAAAATAATTATATCTAAAAAATGGATAATATAATTACTTTTCATTCAATAAATGTATTTTTACGATGATGTAAAAACACATTTCATAATTATATTTTTACCTCTTTTATTTTGTTATAGTTGTAAAGAAAAAATATTCTATAAAAAAACATATTACTTATTATCATATTACATTATATTTATGACATATCAAATAATTCTTTATATTCATTCGTGGTTACGTTGGTTAGGGTTATTATTACTCATATTTCAGGTTTTAAAATCCTTTTTTTCATGGATTACAAAACGAAAATATTTACGAAAAGATAAAATTTTTACTTCTGTGCTCGTTGGTTTATTGGATATCCAACTTGTACTCGGTATAGGACTTTATTTTTTCTTAAGTCCCATTTCAATGAAAGGGTTAGAAAATATAGGGGAGGCAATGAAAGATAGCACAACGAGATTTTGGACAGTAGAACATTTTTCTATGATGCTGGTAGCAATAGTATTAGCACACATAGGAAAAATTAAAATCCAAAAAGAAATGGCTGATCCTCGAAAATTTAAATTACAAGCACTGTATTTTTTTGCATGCTTATTACTTATCATTGCAGGGATTCCTTTCGAGAGATGGATTGTAAGATAATATGATATCTGTAATAAAGGTCCTGAACACCATTTTTCGTTTGCTATTTGTATCCATGTTATTACTTATATACGCTTATTTCCCTGATACAGTTTCATTACGAAGCACTTATTTTAATATTTCTCTCAATAAAGAAGTGCTTTTTTATGTGTTTCTGATAGGTGAGATAATCCTCTATAGTATTATAAGGTACTGTATTTATGTACTAAATGGGAAAAAAATGGATTTTTTGCTGGAACCAGAAAAAGAGTTCTTTTGCATTTGGTTATATGTATTTTCTGTAATAATGCATATCTGCTTTATAACAACATTCGTATTTCTCAATATACTTAACAATGCAGAGCATATAGATATATCAAATTATGGTTATATACCTATTGTTAGTGTGGCATTAGTGGGTATGTGTTTTTTATTTCTTTTCTATAAGATTATAAGATTTGTTATTTTTAGAATCTCTTCTTCATCAGCTTAACTTTTGTTACTGATAAGAGTACAGTAAAAAATGGTTTTGCATTGAGTACATGAAAAAAGAGTTATCGTTATTGCTACTTTTCTCTGTTTTTATATACCTCTTATCATTTTTTCAGAGGTGATAGGGAGGTCTTTTAAGCGAATACCGGTTGCGTTATAGATAGCATTTGCTAGAGCAGCAGCACTTCCAATAATACCTACTTCACCTATTCCTTTAGAACCCGCAGGGTTACTGTTATAATCGGGTTTGTCAATAAACTGTACATCAATAATAGGAGCATCTGAATTTACAGGAAAATGGTACCCTGCAAAATCATCTCCTATAACACTACCTGTGTGCTTATCTACTATTTTTTGCTCCATTAAAGCCATCCCTATTCCTCCTATAACAGCTCCTGTAACTTGGTTTGTTGCTGCTTTTTGGTTAATAATTTTTCCTCCATCTACTACGACAAGGTATTTCTCTATTACTACCTTACCGGTAAGTTTATGAATTTTTAGTTTACAATAATGTGCAGCGGCAACGCAAAAAGCAAGTTTTTTTCTTTCTTCTCCTGTGCTTGCGGTTGCTGTTTCTTCTATGGATTCCAATTTGTGATGCTCTAATATTTCTTTAAAACTCACCGTTTGAGAATTTGTTTTTAATACAATTCCGTTTTCTGTAAGCATTACATCCTCTGGTTTTATATCTTTAAATTGAATATTAAGCGATGATGTGTAGAAAATCAGTTTTGATACAAATGCTCTGCTTGCGGCTTCTACTGCTCCTACAATAGAAGAAAAACCTATACTTCCTCCTTGACTTGGTGCGGGAGGAAGGTTTGAGTTTCCTAATTGGATTTTGATATTTGACTTCGGCATACCGGTTACAGAATTTGCTATATTGAGCATCCCTGTTCCTGTCCCTGTGCCAATATCGGTCATTGCAGATTTTACGGTCATAATTCCTTTTTTATCAATACTTACAGAAGCACTGGCAGTTGTTCTTCCTGCTCCCCACATGCCTACTGCCATTCCATATCCTTCATACCAATTATTTTGGAGTGCTTGTGCTGGTTGCTTTTGTCTTTTATTCCATCCGATTTTTTCTGCTCCTATTTCAATACATTCTTTTACAAAATGGGTTGACCATGGTAGTTGTGTATCGGGGTGTTTTTCATAAGAAATATTTTTTAAACGAATTTGAACGGGGTCCATATCTAATTTATAACACAGCTCATCTATTGTGCATTCCAAAGCAAATGCTCCGGAACATTCTCCAGGACCACGCATCCAAGTAGGCATAGATATATTGAGAGGTACTTCTGCGTTTTCTGTTTTTAAATTTGGAAAAGCATAGCATATTCTTGAAATCCTTCCCATCCCTTCGCTAAAATTTTGGAGGAGAGAGCACTCGTTTTTATGTTGGTGAATGAGTCCTAAAAAATTACCTTCATTATCAGAACCTATAGTGATACTTTGCCAAGATGCAGGTCTAAACCCCACGCTATAGAACATCTGCTGTCGGCTCAAAACTATTTTTACGGGTTGTTGCAAATGTTTTGCGGCTAATACAGCAGCAACAGTATGTGACCAAACTAATAATCCCGATCCGAATCCTCCTCCTACAAATTCACTTACTACTTCGATATTTTCAGGTTTTAGTTCAAATAAATTACTTATAATCCTTTGCACGCTATTGACACCTTGATTTTTATCGTATAGTTTTACCCTATTTTCTCCAAACCATTCTGCAATAGTCGCATGTGGTTCCATAGGATGATGTACTTCTGCTTGGATCGTATAGTGTGATTCTATAATATGTGTTGTATTTTTCCAACTATCGGTACTTCCACGTTCTTTATCAGAATTTTTTAAAGGAATATTTACCTGTTCCTCAAAAAAATTTACTTTAAAAGAACTTGTCTCATACTCTATTTCTATTAAACTTGCTGCGTACTGAGCATCTTCAAGAGTTTTTGCTAAAACTAATGCAACATGTTGTCCTTTATAATAAATCATATCTGTATGAAAGATAGGAAACGGATACCGTGATGCCTTTATTTTTTCAGGGGTACTAAAAGCTGGTATAATAGGTTTATTAAAATAAGAGATAATATCTAACACTCCTTCCACTTTTTTTGCATATTCTGTATGGATACGGAGCATCTTACCCGCAGCAACGGTACTGCCAATCAATACTCCATAACATACATTATTCACTTCATATTCTGCGGAATATTTTCCCGAACCTGTAACCTTGGACTTCGCTTCTATTCTTCCGTCTATTTCTTTTTCTGTTAGTTCCATACAATGTTATTTTTTCATGTTTATAAATTAATTGCTTGCATAAGTGCTGTTTCTATTGCTCCTCGAAGTAAAGGGATTTTAAATGTACTTGTCTTGGGTGGGTTGATACCTTTCACGATAAGATCTGCTGTTTCTTTATATATTTCAAAAGAGGGATTTTTACCCACTAAAAATTTTTCTGCTTCATACCAACGCCATGGTTTATGGGCAATGCCTCCTGAAGATAATCTTGCTTCCACTATGGTATCATCTTTTACGTCTAATGCTGCTGCAACAGACACCAATGCAAAAGCGTAAGCATCTCTATCTCTTAATTTTACGTAACTATTATTTTTTGTCAAAAATGGAATAGAAATTTCAATAGAGGTGATAATAGCATTCACTGGTAATATATTATCTGCTATGGGGTTATCATTTGTAAGACAATAAAAGTTATGAATATCCAAAGATTGGTTTTCCCCTTCTTTTGTAATGCAATGAATTTTTGCATTATATATTGAAAGGGCAACCGCCATGTCTGATGGGAAAACAGCAATGCAATCTTTTGTATACCCTACTAATGCGGTATAGCGAGTATCACCGTTTACAGCACTACAACCAGAGTTTACATTTCGTTTATTGCACGGTGCTGTTGTATCATAAAAATAAGGACATCGGTTTTTTTGTAAAAGATTACCACCTACGGTTGCCATGTTTCTTATTTGTTGAGATGCCCCAGCTAATATTGCTTTACTCAAAAGGGGAGCATGTTCTTTTATTATTAAATTTTCGGCTACCGAGGCATTTTTTACTAATGCTCCAATGATAATACTCTGTCCTTTTTTTTCAATAGTATCTGAAATATCCGTTTTGTTAATATCTATCAAAGTATCGGGTTGAGTTATGTTTTTTTTCATCAAATCTGCTAGATTTGTTCCTCCCGCTAAGTACTGAGCATCTCTTTTTTTGGATTTTATAGCATCTTTTATATGATGCGGTTGTATAAAATTAAATGGTTTCATTGGTTTACAATTTTTTGAATGGATTGAACAATACCATTATAAGCAGCGCATCGGCATAAATTTCCGCTCATAAATGATTTTATTTCTTCTATAGAATTAGCTTTATTTTCTTTCACACACGCAATAGCCGACATAATTTGCCCCGGTGTGCAATATCCACATTGAAAACCATCACAACTTATAAATGCTTCTTGCATGGGATGTAAAGCACCATCTATCGCAATACCTTCTATAGTAGTGATGGATTTGTTTTCCAGAGTGGTGGCAAAAGTGAGACAGCTCAATGCCGTTTTACCATTTATATGTACCGTACAAGCACCGCATTGCCCATGATCGCAACCTTTTTTTGTTCCCGTAAGATGCAAGCTTTCTCTTAATATATCTAATAAAGTAGAACGCGTATCTACCCGTAAAGTAATATCTTTTTGGTTTACTTTGAGAGATAATACTTTTATTTTTTTAGGAAAAACGAACCTTTCTTTTATTTCCACAGCAAACGATTTTATAATCGGTGAAATTGCCAAAAAAGCTCCAAACAAAAACTGCATTTTTAAAAAGAAACGCCGAGATATATTTACATTTTGACTCATGATATCTATAATTTTATGGTATGTTATAAAATAAAAAATATGAGTCCCCTCTGAAAAACCGTTTTTATAGAAATATTAAGTTTTAAAACCATCGAGAATAAAACAGTTATAAAATTATAAATGTATTAAAAGTAATTTTTCGAAATAGACTCGTTTTTGAATTTCTACAATATGTATTTTTTTTGATTTTTTATTTACAAAAACAATTAAAAATATTCATTATTCATTCTGAAAAGTTATAATTTTCTGTAGTTTATCTATTTTTTTCATAGAAACAAAAAAATGAGGAGGATTTCATTATGCATTCATATTTTTTTGTATTTATCTAAAAGTTTACTTTTGATACATTTGTAGTTCTGTAACTGTTTGACTATCCATAATTTTTAAACTTACTATTTTTATAAAAGAAAGTTTTCATAGTGGATTAATATTTTTCATCATTATTAATGGAACCAATTATTTTTTATATGCAAAATACAGAGATAGAATTTTGGGAAAATCATTACCTGAATCAAATAGAATTTACTCTGAAACAGGACTTAGAAAAAATGCTTGAAGGTCTCAGGTCAAAAGATAAAATAAAACAAGATTGGATAGAAATATTTAAAAAAAGTGCTGATAAAAACTCCGATTTTGCTCGTGGGGCAGAAAGAATTTACTATTGGCTGTTTCAACAATTGGGTATACCAAATTCTTCTCCTATCGGGGCAGATATGTTTTTTGAAACATACAACGCCTTTATTCATATTGATATAAAAACAGCAAAGTCCGATAATATGTCCGATTTCCAGGGTACAATACTTGTAGGAGCAAATCAAACCAGTTATAAAACAGAAAAGCCCTTTGAAGTTCATCTTCCCACTATATATTCACATGAAAACAAAATATGTCTTACTTATTTTATCAACATAATATACGAAATAGAAAAAGATAATGTGGGTATAAAAGGTATTTATCTTATCTGTGTGCCTAATGGAAAACTTTATGAACACTACGGTTTAGATATTGTTGGTTCAGGAAAATCAGGCTACTCCGGTAAAGGATTTAGATATTGTTATTCGGAAAGTTATAAATTTGATCTTTTATCTGATAAACCTTTTCGTATCCGAAGAATATACATTACAGAAGAAGACAAAAGTAGAGAATATGAGTTTATAAAAGTGAATTTACCCCAATGATACAAACGTACAAGATCATACTTTCAGATATATATGCTGCTCTTTTAAGTTTAGAGAACGATTCTATATATCTATAGAGGAACCTCACTATTTTTTTCTTCTCCGTCACACCAAAATAGAATATATTATACTTATAGGGGGTTCTAAAAATTCAAATCCTAAAAACTGTATCCCTTAAAAACCAATATTTAGAGACGTTGCATTCTCTACTTTTTTTTTTGAAGAAATCAATTTTTAGAACCCACCTTATATAAAAAAAATAAATATTGAGTCCACTCCGAAAAGTCGTTTTTACAAAAATAATGAGGTTTAAAACTATTGATAATCAAACATATCCAAAACTATAAATGTATCAAAAGTGACTCTTTAGAGTATCCATATAATTGAATTACGAAAATCAAATTAATAATAAAACACATAATATTTTACAACAATGGTACAAAAAAAAAATTTTTTAGAAAAATATGCAAAGCATCCGCATTATATATCCCCTACAGGAACAAGTATTCACGCAAAAAGTTGGCAAACAGAAGCCCCTCTCAGAATGTTTTTAAATAACTTAGACGCAAGGGTAGCGGAAGATCCTTCTCGTCTCATCGTTTATGGAGGAACGGGACAGGCGGCACGTAATCCCGAAGCGGCTCAAAAAATTATAGAACATCTGTTAGATTTAGATGAGGACCATAGTTTACTTATCCAATCCGGAAAACCTGTGGGAATAGTACGAACACATAGTATGGCACCTCGTGTTTTAATAGCAAACTCTAATTTAGTTCCCGCATGGGCTACTTGGGAGCATTTTCAATCTTTGAAAGAACGTGGACTGATGATGTATGGGCAAATGACTGCGGGAAGTTGGATTTATATAGGTTCACAGGGTATTTTACAAGGAACTTATGAGACGTTTGTTGCTTGTGGAAAGACACATTTTCAGAACGAATTGAAAGGAAAGTTAATATTTTCAGGTGGATTAGGAGGAATGGGAGGGGCTCAACCACTCGCTGCTACCATGGCTGGCGCTACTTTTTTAGGTGTAGATGTAGATGCAGAAAGGATCCAAAAACGTATTGACACCAAATATATAGATAGAATAACTCATAACTATGAAGAAGCAGTTGGATGGTCTTTGGAAGCAAAACAAAAGAAACAAAATATTTCCATAGGATTGGTGGGAAATGCGGTTGATGTATTAAAAAAATTGTTGCAAGATGCTATTATTCCTGATATTGTAACGGATCAGACCTCTGCCCATGATCCTTTATTTGGCTATGTTCCCCATACAATTTCTCTATCAGAGGCAATAGATTTGAGAAAAACAGACCCTAAAAAATACCAGGCACTTGCAATAGAATCTATGACTCAACATGTAAGATTGATGTTACAGATGAAACAAAAAGGGAGTATTGTTTTTGATTATGGAAATAATATTAGACAATACGCTCAAGAAGGGGGAGAAAAGCATGCATTTGATTTTCCGGGGTTTGTTCCTGCTTATATTCGTCCTCTTTTTTGTGAAGGGCAGGGTCCTTTTCGTTGGGTAGCATTATCGGGTGACCCTGAAGATATTTACTGCACAGACGATGCTATAATGAAGGCTTTTCCTGAAAAAAAACATGTAATAGGTTGGTTACAAAATGCCCAGAAAAAAATCAGTTTTCAAGGTCTCCCCGCAAGAATTTGTTGGTTGGGAATGGGAGAAAGAGAAAAAGCAGGACTTATTTTTAATGACTTAGTGAAACAAGGAAAAGTAAAAGCCCCTATAGTTATTGGGAGAGACCACTTGGACTGCGGATCCGTTGCTTCACCAAATAGAGAAACAGAAGCCATGATGGATGGAAGCGATGCGGTATCTGATTGGACGTTGCTCAATCTTATGTCTAATACATCAGGAGGGGCTACTTGGGTAAGTTTTCATCATGGAGGGGGTGTGGGGATAGGATTTTCTCAGCATGCAGGAATGGTCATCTTAGCAGATGGAACAGAAAGAGCAGAAAAATGTATAAAAAATGTTCTTTATAATGACCCCGCTATGGGAATTTTTCGGCATGCGGATGCCGGGTATCCCATTGCAAAAAATATTATGGAATCCCAAAAAATGTTTTAAAATAAAATCTCATATATTATTTTTCATGAAACATATAGATATTTGCCTCAGCCCCGAATATATATTTCAACATACAGATATTGATAAAAAAAATGTAGTAATAGTAGATATTTTTAGAGCAACTTCGTGCATTGTTACCGCACTCGGAAGCGGTGTCCAAGCACTCGTACCTCTTACCAACGTAGAAGAATGCAAGGAATATAAAAAATGGGGCTATTATACAGCAGGGGAAAGAGACGGAGAAAAAATA of the Chitinophagaceae bacterium genome contains:
- the sdaAA gene encoding L-serine ammonia-lyase, iron-sulfur-dependent, subunit alpha, giving the protein MKILFENFKEWKEYCQANNVELYTPVLEYEKELKGKTESDILEKMHVAFSVMREAVKTGLTSDTTSRSGMINNGGKKVYSQANPVLSREFQNLIAYTLSAKEVNSCMGRVVAAPTAGASGILPGTLTSLQEIHHIPDEKIIKGMLIAAGIGLIIEKKASVSGAVGGCQAETGSAAAMASGVIVYCLNGSIDQVFNAVAITIQCMLGLVCDPVAGLVEVPCVVRNASAAVIAYSSAQIAIADVSSVIPVDECIDAMGEIGQAMESRYKETAEGGLANTKTAREIAKRVLKNDVKTLHL
- a CDS encoding FAD-dependent oxidoreductase produces the protein MPKNIKKTIVPEFGMDFEGKYLTRVDTNRKIVVVGAGAFGGWTALTLLKNGYNVTLIDTWGGGNYRSSSGGETRLIRSVYGNNEFYTQLAMRSMQIFKDFEHDIRRKILFETGNLWFVDKKNDIEIQAAIGLMEKYGIHYEILSQQDIMSRFPLVCPRKRDYFLLEKNAGYLLAREITMEVVNQFIKYGGNYTCGEVKPGTIENNTMDSLLIQNERVFENSFYIFACGPWLKTIFPDLLGTELQVTKQEVFFFGLTEEEATHYEKYPTWIDMGGKEIYYGIPSDISRGFKIASDTRGESFNPTNGNRVITPKNVEKARNYIKKTFAYTGELPLIQSRVCQYENTINGNFIIDNHPMAADNVLIVGGGSGHGFKHGPAIGELILHTLQAKKPVYNFLRIKK
- a CDS encoding xanthine dehydrogenase family protein molybdopterin-binding subunit, with product MELTEKEIDGRIEAKSKVTGSGKYSAEYEVNNVCYGVLIGSTVAAGKMLRIHTEYAKKVEGVLDIISYFNKPIIPAFSTPEKIKASRYPFPIFHTDMIYYKGQHVALVLAKTLEDAQYAASLIEIEYETSSFKVNFFEEQVNIPLKNSDKERGSTDSWKNTTHIIESHYTIQAEVHHPMEPHATIAEWFGENRVKLYDKNQGVNSVQRIISNLFELKPENIEVVSEFVGGGFGSGLLVWSHTVAAVLAAKHLQQPVKIVLSRQQMFYSVGFRPASWQSITIGSDNEGNFLGLIHQHKNECSLLQNFSEGMGRISRICYAFPNLKTENAEVPLNISMPTWMRGPGECSGAFALECTIDELCYKLDMDPVQIRLKNISYEKHPDTQLPWSTHFVKECIEIGAEKIGWNKRQKQPAQALQNNWYEGYGMAVGMWGAGRTTASASVSIDKKGIMTVKSAMTDIGTGTGTGMLNIANSVTGMPKSNIKIQLGNSNLPPAPSQGGSIGFSSIVGAVEAASRAFVSKLIFYTSSLNIQFKDIKPEDVMLTENGIVLKTNSQTVSFKEILEHHKLESIEETATASTGEERKKLAFCVAAAHYCKLKIHKLTGKVVIEKYLVVVDGGKIINQKAATNQVTGAVIGGIGMALMEQKIVDKHTGSVIGDDFAGYHFPVNSDAPIIDVQFIDKPDYNSNPAGSKGIGEVGIIGSAAALANAIYNATGIRLKDLPITSEKMIRGI
- a CDS encoding glutamine synthetase III, producing the protein MAILRFQALDVVNRRERVEVKYPSGKVSDYFGNHVFGLEEMQKILSATDFKKVESIIKEGKKIDIQTADAVAAGVKLWAMNKGANYYTHWFQPLTGSTAEKHDSFFDSLKNIEIFRGSALVQQEPDASSFPSGGMRSTFEARGYSAWDPSSHMFLIENTLCIPTIFVSYTGETLDYKTPLLKTIDVLDKVATKVCHLFDSSINRVFSTLGWEQEYFVIDRALYNARPDLMMTGRTVFGHHPARGQQLDDHYFGTISPRVLDFMKEFEIECHILGIPVKTRHNEVAPSQFEVAPMFEEMNLAVDHNQLLRDIMEKVALKHNLKVLFHEKPFAGVNGSGKHNNWSLSTDTGTNLLQPTNSARENLMFLTFFINVIKAVHEHSDLLRASIASYQNDFRLGANEAPPAIISIFIGQTLSKILDELETKGDIHIEKGENMYMKLGIDKIPEIILDNTDRNRTSPFAFTGNKFEFRAVGADANVSNPMMILNLIVADQLHSFYQTIEEKGELLEKEKRIAIIQVLREYIKSSKNIRFEGDGYSEEWKQEAKKRCLSNIKDTPQSLDFYITPKSIALFSKNNILSQREIQARHEIMLENYIKKAQIEARVIADICLNHIIPTAIAYHNTIITNALGIQELGINNTDMKQFVADISQQINFIRQQVQNMIQERKKVDALENHRDKAIAYCEHIKNKYFSAIRTSVDTLELVIDDEKWPLVKYRELLFLK